In one Silene latifolia isolate original U9 population chromosome 10, ASM4854445v1, whole genome shotgun sequence genomic region, the following are encoded:
- the LOC141606603 gene encoding uncharacterized protein LOC141606603 encodes MNLRNFASVIGTGRITPAAKGTEYWKRAEKLLPEIIDKYKHTMESPPVGPGRLMSLNVQVVTGLYYYLTISIEHEDGVIATYEAKFWLQVGSLGTKILSFDKVPGSETTSKSSETDKEVSPKKKGLDVFKGLTLPPPMTNSGIVSGNLQTRAFCILVEQIRSQRNWNYSRAKKCASNIWKKLSESEKRIFLGEAARRSEKN; translated from the exons ATGAATCTGCGAAACTTTGCGTCGGTGATAGGTACGGGGCGTATAACCCCTGCAGCCAAAGGTACCGAATACTGGAAACGTGCAGAGAAACTACTTCCTGAGATCATCGACAAATATAAACACACCATG GAAAGTCCTCCTGTTGGACCTGGACGGTTGATGAGCCTGAATGTCCAGGTTGTTACGGGTTTGTACTATTACCTCACCATTAGTATCGAACACGAGGATGGGGTTATTGCTACGTACGAGGCAAAATTCTGGTTGCAAGTCGGTAGTTTGGGTACTAAGATACTCTCTTTTGACAAAGTCCCTGGCTCAG AGACGACATCAAAAAGTTCGGAGACTGATAAGGAGGTATCCCCCAAGAAGAAGGGACTTGATGTTTTCAAGGGGCTAACCTTACCACCTCCGATGACTAATTCTGG AATCGTTTCTGGCAATCTTCAAACCCGTGCCTTCTGCATTTTGGT GGAGCAAATCAGGAGCCAGAGGAACTGGAATTATTCCAGG GCAAAGAAGTGTGCTTCTAATATATGGAAAAAGCTTTCCGAATCT GAGAAGAGGATATTCCTGGGTGAGGCAGCTCGAAGATCTGAGAAAAACTAG